Genomic segment of Polycladomyces abyssicola:
ACACGGACGGGATCGGGTGATCATCGCCACCAAAGTCGGTTTGGAGTGGAACGATCAAGGGCGAGTTTGGCGCAATTCATCCCGCGATCGCGTTTTCCGGGAAGTGGAGGACAGCCTGCGCCGGCTACGTACGGACTATATCGATTTGTATCAGGTGCATTGGCCTGATCCCGAAGTGCCGATCGAGGAAACAGCCGAAGCATTGCACCGGTTGTATCAAGACGGCAAAATCCGTGCGATCGGTGTCAGCAACTATTCGCCAGAGCAAATGGACGTTTGGCGGCAAGCGGCGCCACTACATAGCAACCAGCCGCGTTTGAACCTGTTCCAGACGGAAGAGCTCGACACCACCTTCCGTTACTGCGCGGAGCACCAAATCGGCACTCTGACCTGGGGAACGCTGGCACACGGGCTGCTGACGGGTAAATTTACGCCAGACACCATATTTCCGCAAAACGACTTTCGTCATCGCAGCCCCATGTTTCAAGGAGAGCATTTCCGTCAGTATTTGTCAGCCGTTGAAGAGCTGAAAAAACTGGCCGAGGAAAAAGGAAAAACCGTCACGCAGTTGGCTGTACGCTGGGTTTTGCAACAAACGGGCGTATCGGTTGCACTGTGGGGAGCCCGTCGTCCGGAACAACTGAAAGAAGCGGATGGCGTGACGGGATGGGAGCTGACCGCGGAAGATCTGGCACGCATTGACCGCATCCTTCGGGAAAAGGTGACCAACCCCATACCGTCAGAGCAAAGTTTCGGCCCGCCGTCGCGTTCTCAATTGCAGAAGAAATGACAAGTCAAGGCCGATATTCGGTGCCAAACTGTGACCGATGAAAGGGTGACCATTTTCCCGTGAGTAACTTTTAAGTGATGCGAAACAGCAGTGAAAGGGAGAATGGTCACTCGGCCAATATAGCTGTCTGGTGAATACCGTCAAAATGCTTTCCCGGTCCCTTCCTTGCGCCCTGCAATCAAGTCATGGCCGCTCCGCCCCGGAGCGAAGGACGCGGACATAGTACGCTTCGCTTAGAGGAAGTTGCCCGCGATTCCATTTCTGCGCTTTCATGAACGCGACATTCCAGCCAACAATGCAACGGTGGTGGCAGTTTTTTCCCGCACAGAGATTTTCTCCGTAAGGAATAGCATGCAGACAGGGAGAAAATCAGACAGGCTCTCAAGTGTATCCGATGGTGTCATCAGGAGTGGAGACCATGTATCAACAGATACACAAGAAAAAGATCTACGAACAAGTGGCGGATCAGTTGATCCAACAAATCAAGAATGGGTCGCTCAAACCCGGAGACAAGTTGGCTTCGGTCGAACAGCTGGCCGAATCCTTTCGAGTCAGCCGTTCGGCGATCCGAGAAGCGCTGAGCGCTCTCAAGGCCATGGGGCTGATCGAAATGAAGCAAGGAGAAGGAACCTATGTGCGGCAGTACGATCCGCGCACTTTGTCCTCCACTTTGTCTCATGCCCTTTTGATGAGCCCCGAAGACGTACGCCAACTGTTTGAAATCCGTCGGCTGCTGGAAACCGGTTCTGCCATGTTTGCCGCCCGTCGCCGGACGGAGGAAGACCTTGAGCGATTCCAGTACATTCTGGACCAGATGGAACAGTATGCATACGATCATGCCCGAGGTGAACAACTAGACTGGTCCTTTCATCTGGCAATCGCCCAAGCGGCACGAAACAACATGCTGGTCAACCTGCTGAACAGCGTCTCGGAAATGATCGTCACTGCCATGCAGGAAGCACGGCAAGAAGGTCTCTTTGCCGAACGGTCCATCGCCGAACGATTGAACCGTGAACATCGCGCCATTTACGATGCGATTGCAGCCCAAGACGCCGAGCAGGCACGCCTCCGGATGCTGGAGCATCTCAACGGAGTGGAACAGCTGTTGTCAGGCCGAATCGGGGAACAGGAGTGACACCCGATTCATTTACATCACCTTTATACACAAGGTCATCTGATGACCTGATGAACAGGGAGAGGAGTGGGGTTCCCATGAAAGTGTCGTTGTTCATCACGTGTTTGGCCGATGTGTTTTATCCCGAAGTCGGACGAGCCACCGTGGAACTGTTGGAACGACTCGGCTGCGAGGTGGATTTCCCTGTCGCACAAACTTGTTGCGGTCAGCCTGCTTTCAACAGCGGATTTCATCGGGAGGCGAAAAAAGCCGCCCGCCACATGATCGAGACGTTTGCCCACGCCGATTATGTGGTGGCCCCTTCGGGCTCCTGCACGGCCATGTTGAAGGAGTATGTTCATCTCTTTTCCGAGGAAGACGAACGGGAGTGGCAGGAAAAAGCCCGCGCATTGGCGGAAAAGGGTTATGAATTGACACAATTTTTGGTAGAAATCCTGCGAGTGGAGGATGTCGATGCTACACTCCCTGTCAAAGCCACCTACCACCGTTCCTGTCACATGACCCGCCTGCTCGGGGTAAAAGATGCGCCGATGAAACTGTTGTCCAACGTCAAGGGACTGTCGCTGACCGAGCTTCCCTGCGCACATGACTGCTGCGGGTTCGGCGGCACCTTTTCCGTGAAGATGGCGCCCATCTCCCAACAGATGGCCGACGAAAAAGTATCGCATATCAAGGAAACGAACGCTGAAGTCCTGATCGGAGCCGATTGCGGTTGTCTGATGCATTTGGATGGCCGGATTCGCCGTCAGGGAAAACCGATTAGGGTCATGCACATCGCACAGGTGTTGCAGTCCGGTCTGGAGCAGGAGGGGAGATAAATGGGCATGCAATTTGGAGACGTCGTTTTTTACCGACGAGTGGATAAAGGAATTCGGGATCAATTTATGCGGAACGCGGTCCGTGCCGCACAGGAACGCATGCGGACAAGCCGCCTGCGTGCAGCTGAGGAATTGGGTGACTGGGAAGAATGGCGGCAACTAGGTGAAGAAATTCGGCGTCACACCCTGGAACATCTGGATTTTTACCTGAAACAACTGAGCGACCGGGTACATGAACTCGGAGGTCATGTCTTTTTCGCACAAACGGCGGAGGAAGCGACCGCCTACATCCGGGATGTCGTTCAAAAACGAGACGCCCACCGTATCGTCAAATCGAAGTCGATGGTGACGGAAGAGATCGGCCTGAACACCGCCCTGGAAGCGATCGGTTGCCGGGTGGTGGAAACGGATCTGGGGGAATACATCCTGCAAGTGGACGACAATGATCCCCCCTCCCACATCGTAGGACCCTCCATACACAAGGACCGGGAGCGGATTCGCCAGGTGTTCGCGGAAAAGCTGGGATATACGGGTTCCGCTGCGCCCGAAGAAATGACCGCATTCGTCCGTCAGCAGCTTCGTCCCGACTTTTTGACGGCGGAAGTGGGGATCACCGGCTGCAACTTCGCTGTCGCTGAATCAGGCACCGTCTGTTTGGTCACCAACGAGGGAAACGGCCGACTCGTCACCTCCCTGCCGCCCGTCCACATCGCGGTGATGGGGATGGAGCGGATCGTCCCAACCTGGGAGGAGCTGGAGGTGATGGTGGGATTGCTCTGCCGGAGTGCCGTCGGCCAGAAACTGACCAGCTACATCAACTGCCTGACCGGGCCCAGAGCGGCGGGTGAGGTGGACGGACCGGAAGAGTTTCACCTGGTGATCATCGACAACGGGCGATCCGACATCCTGGGCACTGAATTCCAAAGCGTGCTCCAATGCATCCGCTGCGGCGCCTGCCTCAACGTTTGTCCCGTCTACCGCCACATCGGTGGTCAAGCCTACGGGTCTATCTACTCCGGTCCGATCGGCGCCGTACTTTCACCATTATTGGGCGACGAGGAACTCTACCGGGAACTGCCCTACGCATCCAGTTTGTGTGCTGCATGTACGGAAGCGTGCCCGGTGAAAATACCTTTGCACGAACTGTTGATCCAACACCGACAAAAAACGGCCGAGAAGGAAAGGCAATCGCCGCTCGGCGAACGTTTGGCGATGAAGGCATTTGGCATGGTGTTCGAATCGCCCCGCCTGTACCGGTGGGGAACCAAACTGGCACGAACCGCTCTTCGCCCCTGGGAGGAGGATGGCGTTATCCGTCAAGGACCGGGCCCCCTCCAACCGTGGACATCGATTCGTGACCTGCCCTCCCCCAAACGGGAAACCTTCCGTGAGTGGTTTGAAAATCGGCGCAAACGAGGTGAGCAGCCATGATTCACAACCGAGAGGCGTTTCTGGATCGAATCGCCCGGAAACTGGGGCGCCTCCGTATCTCAGAACCGGTTAAGCGGCCCTCTCATTGGAAACACGGACCACAATGGCGAACCCTCGCCGATGCGACACAGGAAGAACTGTTGTCGGTGTTTGAGCATCAATGTCAGATGATTCATACGGATGTTCGGCGAGCGGAATCATCATCTCTGCCTGACGTATTGTTGGAAACGATACGTTCTTACGATGGAAAATCAGTGATCTGTTCGGATGACCCGCGTTTTGCCGAGTTCGGGTTGTCCACCCTGTTTACCACCCAAGACAATCCGTATGGGTTGGATGTCCATATATGGAATCCTGAAAAAGGGAAAATCAATATTGAACGCGCGGAACAGGCCGATGTGGGCATCTCGATCAGCGACATCACACTGGCTGAGTCGGGAACAGTCGTCCTGATGAGCGGCGGAGGAAAAGGCCGATCCGTCAGCCTTCTCCCCCGTTACTTTATCGCCATTGTTCCCCTGAGCACGCTAGTGCCTCGCATGACACAAGCCGCTCGCATGATCCGCGAGCGATCCGAACGAGGGGAAGCGATTCCGTCTTGTGTCAACTTTATCTCCGGACCCAGCAACAGCGCCGACATTGAGATGAACCTGGTTGTAGGCGTACACGGACCCGTCAAAGCAACCTACATCATTGTAAAGGACCGCTGAACGAAACCCATTGAACAGCTTGGATCCTTTGCCTATACTTTTCACATGGGAGCCGGTTACCGAAATTTGCCCACCGGCTCTCGTTTTTTGGAGCGAGTCTGGCGAATCCTGTCCCATTTCTTGCCCGCGATTTCATTCCTGCGCTTTCCGGGTCTTCGCTCAGCCGGGCTTGGTTAGTCGCTCACTCGGGAAAGCATTTGCTCCTACACGGATTTACCAAACACGCTCTAGTCACTTCGGAAAAGGATGAGCCAACCATGAGAATCGGATTCCGAACAGCAAAAACCGTTGTTGCCGTGGTGCTCGCCATTTACATCGCCAATGCCCTGCATTTGAAATTGGCGGAATTCACCGGGATCGTCGCGGCTCTTCTATTGAAGAATACGCGAAAAGAAACGGTGGTCACCGCCGGAAAAATGGCGATTGCCGTATTGTTGACACTGGCAGTGGATACCCTGCTGTTCAGTTTGCTGGGGTTTCATGTTTACGTCATCGGCTTGATCCTGCTGCTTCTGATTCCGATATTGGTACGTACCAGGACCGAGCGCGGCTTGTTACTCGGCACCGTCGTCACCATCCACGTGTATACCGCCGGCCATCTGGATATGGACATTTTATTGAATGAAATTTGGTTGATCCTCACTGGCATGACCGTTTCACTCACCATCAACTGGCTCTACATGCCGAGCCGCAAGGAACGACTCCTCAACATCCACCGTCAATTGGAGATGACGGTCGCCGACGTGTTCGATCATTTCGCCCGTGCGTTGGAGGAGAAGGACTATCTGTGGGACGGTGCAGAAATTCTCACCATCCACAACCTGATTCAACAAGGAAAAAAAGAAGCGCTCCTGCATGAAGACAACTATATCACCTCGGACGACGTCCTCCGGTTTCATCACTTTGAAATAAAAGAAAAGCAGTATGAACGCATCAAACACATGCTTGCTCTCGTCTCCCGTGTGGATCAGGTGATCGTTCAGGGGAAGATGCTGGCCTCCATTCTCAGAAAAATGTCTGCGGCATTGCGTTCCGGTGAGGATGATTTCCACCGGATCCAGGAGGAGATCCGCGCCTTGCGTGAAACCTGCGAAGACATGCCACTTCCCAAAACCCGCAAGGAATTTGAAATCCGTGCCGCTTTATTGCAAATGCTGAACGAGTTGGAAGGATACATTCTCGATGCCGTTTAAGGTGTCTGATGACCAAGTTGAAAACATTTCCCATGGATCAGACGCCTCAACCCGGATGCCAAAAACCCATTTCCAACTCTTTGTTTACCCATTAAAATGGAGGGAAACGGCTTTCGGGAAAGGATGAGTCCGATGCGGTCTGCAACAATGGCGGTTCCTCCCTCCTTTCACCGCCTCAAAGGATTCGCCATGGTGTTGGCCGGAGCCACTTGTTGGGGATTGTCGGGGACAGCGGCACAATGGCTGTTCCAGCACCAGGGATTTCAACCCGGTTGGCTTGTTTCCCTTCGGTTGTCCCTCTCTGGCTTTTTGCTGCTTTTGTATTTCGCTTTCGTGCAAAAACAAAAGGTGTGGCAGATCTGGAAACAAAAATCGGAACGCCGCCAACTGCTGATCTTTTCGGTTTTGGGGATGGCAGGTGTGCAATATACCTATTTTGAGGCAATCCAAGCAGGTAACGCCGCCACTGCCACCCTTTTGCAGTACTTAGGCCCCATTTTCGTCACCGTCTACGTGGCGCTCCGCAACCAGCAACTTCCCGGGCGCAAGGAAATCTCCGCTGTGGTGCTCGCATTGGTGGGAACCGGATTGCTGGTGACCAATGGGCGGTTGGACGGGTTGACCATCTCTCTTTCCGCCGTTGTCTGGGGTTTGGGATCCGCCGTCACCGCCGCTTTTTACACGTTGTATCCGGCCCGTTTGTTGACCAGGTGGGGGGCCGGTGTCATCGTGGGCTGGGCGATGCTGATCGGCGGTGTGGGAATGAACTTGGTCCACCCGCTTTGGCGGACATCGGGACAGGTGTGGACAGGTAACGCTTGGTTGCTTGTCGGATTTGTGGTCATTTTCGGCACGTTGCTCGCATTCTATTGGTATCTGGACAGTCTACGTTATCTCACACCGACGGAAACCTCCCTTTTAGCTTGTGCCGAACCGCTGGCCGCCGCGATTGTCACAGTGGTGTGGCTGCATGTACCGATGGGCTTATGGCAGACCATCGGCGGGATCTGCATCGTCGCCACCGTTGTCGCATTGTCCAAAGAAAACAAATAACCGGTCACTTGACGTACCCCCCTAAAAGATTGACGCACTTAAATCCCAATACAAAACCCAGCGGTTTTTCCGCTGGGTTTGTCAATAGACTCATCCGGTCGCTTGACCGGTTTTTTGTATCACGGATTACGGTTCCAGCACTCGCAGAATTTCATACAGGATAAAGCCCATCACGGCCGTACCTGGCAGGGTCAATACCCATGCGTAGAGGATCTTGCCGGCGATGCCCCAACGCACACTGCGGATGCGTTCGGCTGCACCCACACCGATGATGGAACCGGTGATCGTATGCGTGGAGCTGACCGGAACACCGATTTTGGCCACCGTGGTCAAAATCAGTGCAGCAGCGGTTTCTGCAGAAAAACCGTGAGGGGTTTCCAATCGGCTCAGACGAGCGCCCATCGTCTGGATGACGCGCCATCCACCGGCCGCCGTCCCGATCGCCATCGCCAAACCGGCGGCTACCATCACCCAGGTCGGCACCTCCATTTTGGATAGATGTCCGCTAGTGAACAAGGCGAGGGTGATGATGCCCATCGCCTTTTGCGCATCCGACGTACCGTGACTGAACGACATGAACGAGGCCGATACAATTTGCAGCGGGCGGAACCATTTTTTCACTTTGGAAGGCGACGTTTCCGCAAACACCCCGCGGATCAGTTTCATGATGGCATATCCCAGCACGCCTCCCAGCAACGGGGAAACCAGAAGGGCGATCAAGATGGTGATGATCCCTTTGACCCGCAGTACATCCCATCCGCTGTATGCGATGGCCGCTCCGACCAATGCCCCGATCAGAGCATGGGATGCGCTGATCGGCAAACCCATCAGTGTCATCGCCGTATTCCACAAAATGGCCGCCAGCAAAGTGGCGACGATCACCAATAATGTAATGCCATTGGGATCAACGATGTCATTCCCGATCGCTTTGGCCACAGCAGTAGAGAAAAACGCCCCGGCCAGGTTCAACACGGCGGACAACATCAGGGCTTGGAGCGGCGAGAGCGTCCGTGTGCCGACGACGGTTGCGATCGCATTCGCCGAATCATTCCACCCGTTGGTAAAATCAAAGATGAGTGCTAGAATGACGACGAGTACGACTAACCACATCGGATCAGGCATACTTCATAACCACACTTTCCATCACGTCCGCCAAGTCTTCCGTCGTGTCCGTCACGCCTTCCAGCTTCTCGTAAATCTCTTTCATCTTGATCAGTTCAATCGGGTCAGTCGGGTTTTCAAACAACGAACCCACACTTTCCCGCATCAGCCGGTCCCCTTCATTTTCCAACAAGTTGATCTCGACGGAGAGTTTACGAATCGTGGAGAAATCCCGTTTTTCCAGTGCGATGAAGGCTTCATGCAAGTACTTGGCCGAACGTTCCAAGATGTCAGCGAACTGTATCAAATACGGCGTGGTTTGATGCACACGGAAATAGACGAAACGAGATGCACACGCTTCGACACCGTCCAGCACGTCATCCAACTTGACCGCCAACTGCAGGATATCTTCCCGATCCAACGGTGTCACAAAGGTTTGATTCAATTCCCGGATGATCAGATGTGTATAATCGTCGCCTTTGTCTTCCAGCTCTTTGAGCCGTTCGGCGAACTGCTCTTTCTCTTCCAGGGTTTCAACATTTTCGCGAAAGAGTTGCATGGCTTCGACCAGGTTTGCAGCTGCGTCGATTAAGGTTTGGTAGAAAACCCGGTCCTTCGCTCGGTTGAACAGCAAAGCCAATTCCTCCTGTCCATGATTTCTTCACCATTCCTTATCATACTCTTAATCTTTAGGGTTGAAAATGGGATTTACCAAAATGTAAAGGAATGGTTCAAGATAGGAAATCGATTGATTGACGGACTGATCAACCCGCCGGAGACAACTGGCCGACAGCGATCAAATAGACTGCAACGCCGGCTGCGATGATGATCCCGGCAGCAAGCGGCCATTCCCAACCGTGAAATGCTTTTTTGCCATTTTCCCTGCGGGCGGAAATATAGAAGAAAATGCCCAACGCATACAAAATCGCCGTCATCAGAAGAAAATCCAACCCCGCAGCATAAACGAGCCAAACCGCGTAGAGTACAGCTGCAATCCCAAGCAGCAAATCTTTGCCTCGGGATTCGCCCTCGGCGTACCCCTCACCGGTCCATACCAGTTTGATCTGATACATCGCCGAAAACAGGTAAGGCAGCAGAATGGCCACACTGGCCAATGAATACGCTACCTGATAGGTTGACTCAGAGAAGAGGACAATGATGATAAACAGTTGAATCAACCCGTTGGTCAACCACAACGACCCACTCGGGCTGCCGTTGTGATTTTCTTGGCCCAACCACCGGGGAAAGATCCCATCTCTTGCTGCTACATACGGCAGTTCCGCAGCCAGAAGCGTCCAGCCCAGCATCGCCCCCAGCAGAGAGATGACCAACCCCAAGTTGATGATCACAGCCCCCCAGGGTCCGACAACGTGTTCCAAAACATACGCCAGCGATGGCTCATGCAGTTTCGCCAGTGCTTCACGGCTGAGTGCTCCCATGGAGAGGACAGAGATCAAAACGTAGATCACCATCGTGCCCAGCAGTCCGATGACGGTGGCGCGACCAACATCTTTTCGATGTTTGGCCCGTCCGGACATCACGACGGCACCTTCTACCCCGACAAACACCCACAGCGTCACCAACATGGTGTCTTTCACTTGTTGTTTAACCACCGACCAGTTGAATCCCTGGGCCGTTCCCCAAAAGTCACGGACAAAAACGTCCCAGTGAAAAGCAAACACCATCAGAATCAAAAACAGGAAAATGGGCACCAGTTTTCCAATGGTCGTGATGAGGTTCACAAACGCCGCTTCCCTCACTCCGCGTAAAATCAGGAAGTGGAGCATCCACAGCAAAACGGATGCAAAAACGATGGAGGGAAGGTTGTTCCCTTTTCCGAACATGGGAAAGAAATAGCTGAGCGAACTGAACAGCAAGGTAGCATAAGCCACATTGCCCAACAGCGCCGACACCCAGTATCCCCATGCACTGTTGAATCCCACAAATTCACCAAATCCTGCTCGGGCAAAACTGTAGATCCCTCCGTCCAGATCGGGACGGCGCATGGCCACATTCTGCAACACCAATGCCAACGCAATCATCCCGGCCCCGGTGATCAGCCATCCGAGAAGCACAGGGCCACTGTTGGCTGCGACGGCCATGTCACTCGGCAGATTGTACGCACCGCCCCCCACCATCGTACCGACCACAATTGCAATCAATGAAAACAAGCTCAGTTCTTTTCTATTTACCATATGAATAAAAAGACAAGTCCGTTACAGTGGGCTTTGACTCGTCTTTCCCCCACCTTTCTATTTAAATTCGCCCTTCTTTATTTTAGTAAAGGATGAGCGAATGTAAAAAGGTTTATTTTACCATATAAGAACGGGGAACAGGCTCCGCTGGAAAATGACAGCGGAGCCTGGGATGGAGACATCAGGATGCAACCGGTGTCTGCGTGCTTTTGGCCGACATCAGCAGTCCTGCACATACCAACATGCAGCACAACGCGATCGCATACGGTGCCGTCGGAAAGTACGTGGAGGCGAATCCGGCCGCCACGGGCGCCACCGCGGCACCCAGCCAACGAATGAAATTGTAGGCACCAGAAGCGATGCTCCGTTGGGCTTGGGACGTCTCAATTGCCAGTGTTGAATAAGCGGTGTTGTTCAACCCTGACACGAAACCAGACAACACGATCACCGCGATCGTGATCACCTTGTTGGGCGACAGCAGCACCAACAAAAGTACGACCGCCATCAGGACCGCTCCCAACCGGACGACCCACATCGGCGAATGGCGATGCAACAGTCCGTGCGCCCATTTGGTGGAACCGATTCCCAAGCCGACACCCCATCCGAAAAAAATCAGCCCCAAGGAGATGGCATCCAGCTTCAACAACAAAGGTGAATAGGCCAAAACGGTGAAAAAGGCGTAGTAGTACAGCATTGCCGCCACTCCCACCAACAAAAAGGGCCGATAGGTGAGGGCTGAGACGAAGTCGCCGAAACCGGCGCGTCGGATTTTCTGACCGGCCGGCTCCTGAACCAAGAGAAGCGTCAGTACAAACGCCAACAGCATCAGGACACTGGTGGCCATAAACGGGTACCGCCAACCGAACTGCCCGAGCAGCCCGCCCAACAGCGGACCGAATGACATGCCCATTCCCAAAGCGGCCTCATAATAGCCCATGGCTTGATCCAAGTTGGCAGCCATCCCGATGAGAATGGACATGGATGTGGCAAAAAACATCGCATTGCCCATTCCCCAACCGGCACGAAATGCCATCAATTGTCCGATGGTGGATGACATTGCACAAGCAGACGCAAAGACCGCCACCAGGAAGAGTCCAGACACCAGAATGCGTTTGCTCCCCCAACGAGCAGCCAAGATCCCGCTGGGGATCATGATAACCGACATCATCAAAATATAGCTGGTAAACAGCATTTCCACCTGCCAGTGTGTCGCGCCGATCTGTTTGGAGATGATCGGCAAAATCGGGTCAACCACGCCGATTCCCATGAAACCGAACAATGCCGCCAAACAGGTTGTCAAAATCCCGCGCCGCGCCCGTCGCTCATGTTCATCATGTATCGTCGAACCCACGCTTTTCACCCTTTCCCTCCATTGTCTCTTCAATCTGCTGGAGCTGGGTCAGCATGTTTCGCACCTCTTGCTGAAACGCCACCATCTTCTTCATTTTCGCTTCCACCATCTGCAACTGCTGTTCCAAAGCTTCCCGCATCTCTCTGATATCCTGCCGTTTCACCGCCGGATCCGTGGCTTGGCTATATTCCCGACGGTATGCCTCAATGCGTTTGCCCAGCTCCAAAAACTGCTGGATTTCTTGCAACGAAAATCCCAGTACCTCCTTGATGTCCACCACGCGTTTCAACTCTTGGACATCTTGGTCCGTATACAGGCGGTATCCACTGTCACTGCGCTGGCTGGGCTGAAACAGCCCGATCTCCTCATAATAACGGATCGCCCGCTTTGTCAACCCCGTTTTCCTTGCTACTTCTTCAATTTTGAGCCAAGCCATGGCAGGTCACCTCTTCAATTGATATTCATTGTACCGGCAAATTAACGTTTACGTCAACGTTAATTTTCTCTTTTGAGCATAAGAAAAACCAAGCGGGTAAACTCCTGCTTGGTCATGTATGCGCTCGACTGGCCAAAAAGCTGCCTTCAATTTGCAAAAACAAAACATTCAGATCACATATACGGCTGGAA
This window contains:
- a CDS encoding FadR/GntR family transcriptional regulator, with amino-acid sequence MYQQIHKKKIYEQVADQLIQQIKNGSLKPGDKLASVEQLAESFRVSRSAIREALSALKAMGLIEMKQGEGTYVRQYDPRTLSSTLSHALLMSPEDVRQLFEIRRLLETGSAMFAARRRTEEDLERFQYILDQMEQYAYDHARGEQLDWSFHLAIAQAARNNMLVNLLNSVSEMIVTAMQEARQEGLFAERSIAERLNREHRAIYDAIAAQDAEQARLRMLEHLNGVEQLLSGRIGEQE
- a CDS encoding (Fe-S)-binding protein; protein product: MKVSLFITCLADVFYPEVGRATVELLERLGCEVDFPVAQTCCGQPAFNSGFHREAKKAARHMIETFAHADYVVAPSGSCTAMLKEYVHLFSEEDEREWQEKARALAEKGYELTQFLVEILRVEDVDATLPVKATYHRSCHMTRLLGVKDAPMKLLSNVKGLSLTELPCAHDCCGFGGTFSVKMAPISQQMADEKVSHIKETNAEVLIGADCGCLMHLDGRIRRQGKPIRVMHIAQVLQSGLEQEGR
- a CDS encoding aromatic acid exporter family protein — encoded protein: MRIGFRTAKTVVAVVLAIYIANALHLKLAEFTGIVAALLLKNTRKETVVTAGKMAIAVLLTLAVDTLLFSLLGFHVYVIGLILLLLIPILVRTRTERGLLLGTVVTIHVYTAGHLDMDILLNEIWLILTGMTVSLTINWLYMPSRKERLLNIHRQLEMTVADVFDHFARALEEKDYLWDGAEILTIHNLIQQGKKEALLHEDNYITSDDVLRFHHFEIKEKQYERIKHMLALVSRVDQVIVQGKMLASILRKMSAALRSGEDDFHRIQEEIRALRETCEDMPLPKTRKEFEIRAALLQMLNELEGYILDAV
- a CDS encoding LutB/LldF family L-lactate oxidation iron-sulfur protein; the encoded protein is MGMQFGDVVFYRRVDKGIRDQFMRNAVRAAQERMRTSRLRAAEELGDWEEWRQLGEEIRRHTLEHLDFYLKQLSDRVHELGGHVFFAQTAEEATAYIRDVVQKRDAHRIVKSKSMVTEEIGLNTALEAIGCRVVETDLGEYILQVDDNDPPSHIVGPSIHKDRERIRQVFAEKLGYTGSAAPEEMTAFVRQQLRPDFLTAEVGITGCNFAVAESGTVCLVTNEGNGRLVTSLPPVHIAVMGMERIVPTWEELEVMVGLLCRSAVGQKLTSYINCLTGPRAAGEVDGPEEFHLVIIDNGRSDILGTEFQSVLQCIRCGACLNVCPVYRHIGGQAYGSIYSGPIGAVLSPLLGDEELYRELPYASSLCAACTEACPVKIPLHELLIQHRQKTAEKERQSPLGERLAMKAFGMVFESPRLYRWGTKLARTALRPWEEDGVIRQGPGPLQPWTSIRDLPSPKRETFREWFENRRKRGEQP
- a CDS encoding DMT family transporter encodes the protein MRSATMAVPPSFHRLKGFAMVLAGATCWGLSGTAAQWLFQHQGFQPGWLVSLRLSLSGFLLLLYFAFVQKQKVWQIWKQKSERRQLLIFSVLGMAGVQYTYFEAIQAGNAATATLLQYLGPIFVTVYVALRNQQLPGRKEISAVVLALVGTGLLVTNGRLDGLTISLSAVVWGLGSAVTAAFYTLYPARLLTRWGAGVIVGWAMLIGGVGMNLVHPLWRTSGQVWTGNAWLLVGFVVIFGTLLAFYWYLDSLRYLTPTETSLLACAEPLAAAIVTVVWLHVPMGLWQTIGGICIVATVVALSKENK
- a CDS encoding inorganic phosphate transporter — encoded protein: MPDPMWLVVLVVILALIFDFTNGWNDSANAIATVVGTRTLSPLQALMLSAVLNLAGAFFSTAVAKAIGNDIVDPNGITLLVIVATLLAAILWNTAMTLMGLPISASHALIGALVGAAIAYSGWDVLRVKGIITILIALLVSPLLGGVLGYAIMKLIRGVFAETSPSKVKKWFRPLQIVSASFMSFSHGTSDAQKAMGIITLALFTSGHLSKMEVPTWVMVAAGLAMAIGTAAGGWRVIQTMGARLSRLETPHGFSAETAAALILTTVAKIGVPVSSTHTITGSIIGVGAAERIRSVRWGIAGKILYAWVLTLPGTAVMGFILYEILRVLEP
- a CDS encoding aldo/keto reductase is translated as MEYIRLGTSDLNVSRIGLGTWAIGGWGWGGTDRAQAVRAIRYALDQGINLIDTAPVYGMGLSEEIVGEAVAEHGRDRVIIATKVGLEWNDQGRVWRNSSRDRVFREVEDSLRRLRTDYIDLYQVHWPDPEVPIEETAEALHRLYQDGKIRAIGVSNYSPEQMDVWRQAAPLHSNQPRLNLFQTEELDTTFRYCAEHQIGTLTWGTLAHGLLTGKFTPDTIFPQNDFRHRSPMFQGEHFRQYLSAVEELKKLAEEKGKTVTQLAVRWVLQQTGVSVALWGARRPEQLKEADGVTGWELTAEDLARIDRILREKVTNPIPSEQSFGPPSRSQLQKK
- a CDS encoding LutC/YkgG family protein; protein product: MIHNREAFLDRIARKLGRLRISEPVKRPSHWKHGPQWRTLADATQEELLSVFEHQCQMIHTDVRRAESSSLPDVLLETIRSYDGKSVICSDDPRFAEFGLSTLFTTQDNPYGLDVHIWNPEKGKINIERAEQADVGISISDITLAESGTVVLMSGGGKGRSVSLLPRYFIAIVPLSTLVPRMTQAARMIRERSERGEAIPSCVNFISGPSNSADIEMNLVVGVHGPVKATYIIVKDR
- a CDS encoding DUF47 domain-containing protein gives rise to the protein MLFNRAKDRVFYQTLIDAAANLVEAMQLFRENVETLEEKEQFAERLKELEDKGDDYTHLIIRELNQTFVTPLDREDILQLAVKLDDVLDGVEACASRFVYFRVHQTTPYLIQFADILERSAKYLHEAFIALEKRDFSTIRKLSVEINLLENEGDRLMRESVGSLFENPTDPIELIKMKEIYEKLEGVTDTTEDLADVMESVVMKYA